A stretch of Carnobacteriaceae bacterium zg-C25 DNA encodes these proteins:
- a CDS encoding threonine/serine exporter family protein translates to MITNIWVAIITSFVATYAGAITLDAPRHFLLPSGLGGAICWVVYSIVLEYSNNSIASFVSSLAVAVLSNIFARRYKSPVTMFFIPSFLPIVPGVGVYRTVYFYISNNPHHGYQNLVATLETSIAIAIAIIIVDSSFKLVYKFKKSKQTAN, encoded by the coding sequence ATGATCACAAACATTTGGGTTGCCATCATCACATCGTTTGTTGCAACATATGCCGGCGCCATTACGCTAGACGCCCCACGCCATTTCTTATTACCTAGCGGTCTTGGCGGTGCGATTTGTTGGGTGGTATACAGTATTGTCCTTGAGTATAGCAACAACTCGATTGCATCATTTGTATCTAGTTTAGCCGTAGCCGTTTTAAGCAATATTTTTGCACGACGCTATAAATCACCGGTTACAATGTTTTTTATCCCCTCATTTTTACCAATCGTACCAGGGGTTGGCGTATACCGTACCGTATATTTTTACATTAGTAATAACCCGCATCACGGTTACCAAAACTTAGTGGCTACACTTGAAACGTCCATTGCGATTGCCATTGCGATTATTATTGTCGATTCATCGTTCAAACTCGTTTATAAATTTAAAAAATCAAAACAGACCGCAAATTAA
- a CDS encoding threonine/serine exporter family protein, producing the protein MPHRKIADIALLAGKIMLESNAETYRVEETMEYILKITQFETTEAFVLTTGLMITLDDPSIEAITLIQRIRYRSVNLNNIHHVNNISRQLVAGNISFDDAYNQLRTLSSTQYTPREQNISNLILAIGFTLMLNGNLFEAGITAINTLFSLVIWHLFRHQKDALFLRNLCCCAIIGIISTIGVRLLPDSITLNAIIYGSVMPMVPGTLITNAIRDTFKGDYTSGVARTLEALIVGLSIAGGITIGVILSGGGAYIL; encoded by the coding sequence ATGCCACATCGAAAAATTGCTGATATTGCATTACTTGCTGGAAAAATTATGCTTGAAAGCAACGCTGAAACGTATCGTGTAGAAGAAACAATGGAATACATTTTAAAAATTACACAATTTGAAACAACCGAAGCGTTTGTATTAACTACAGGATTGATGATTACATTAGACGATCCATCCATTGAAGCCATCACACTCATTCAACGCATCCGATACCGCTCAGTCAATTTAAACAATATTCATCACGTGAACAACATTTCAAGACAACTCGTTGCGGGTAATATTAGTTTTGATGATGCGTACAATCAACTACGCACACTTTCTAGCACGCAATATACACCACGTGAACAAAATATTTCTAATTTGATTTTAGCCATTGGTTTTACTTTAATGTTAAACGGTAACTTGTTTGAAGCTGGTATTACCGCCATTAACACATTATTTAGTTTAGTGATTTGGCATTTATTTAGACATCAAAAAGACGCTTTATTTTTACGAAATTTATGTTGTTGCGCCATAATTGGTATCATTTCCACAATTGGTGTTCGATTACTCCCCGATTCCATTACGCTCAACGCCATTATTTATGGTTCAGTGATGCCAATGGTACCCGGAACACTCATTACTAACGCCATTCGTGATACTTTTAAAGGCGACTACACTTCCGGTGTCGCAAGAACGCTTGAAGCATTAATCGTTGGCTTATCTATTGCAGGCGGCATTACAATTGGCGTTATTCTTTCTGGAGGAGGTGCCTATATTTTATGA
- a CDS encoding tyrosine--tRNA ligase, whose amino-acid sequence MNIIEDLQWRGAINQQTDEKGLHELVSQQKISVYCGVDPTGDSMHIGHLIPFMILRRFQMAGHTPVILIGGATGSIGDPSGRTSERQLQSMEAVQHNVQKLTAQMQKLFLTSDADKQAVKMVNNYDWTHQLSLLDFLRDFGKHFNINTMLAKDIVSSRLETGISFTEFSYQILQSMDFLHLFENEGVQLQIGGADQWGNITAGLELIRKKAGHQAKAFGLTIPLMLKADGTKFGKTAGGAVWLDPEKTTPYEFYQFWLNQDDRDVIKYLKYFTFLSQDEIAQLEESVANEPHKRAAQIRLAEEVCAFVHGQDALNDAKRITAALFTGDIKSLSASDIAQGFKNMPTFSTTTPNDNIVEWLVNIGISPSRRQAREDVSNGAISINGEKMTSVDFKITATETIENRFIIVRRGKKNYFLVNVTQA is encoded by the coding sequence ATGAATATTATTGAAGATTTACAATGGCGTGGTGCCATTAACCAACAAACCGATGAAAAAGGATTACACGAATTAGTTTCTCAACAAAAAATTAGCGTATACTGCGGGGTTGACCCAACAGGTGACTCGATGCATATCGGTCATTTAATTCCCTTCATGATTTTACGCCGTTTCCAAATGGCTGGCCACACCCCCGTTATTTTAATTGGTGGTGCAACAGGTAGTATTGGTGACCCAAGCGGACGTACAAGCGAACGCCAATTACAATCTATGGAAGCTGTACAACACAACGTACAAAAACTAACGGCTCAAATGCAAAAACTATTTTTAACAAGTGATGCCGATAAGCAAGCGGTAAAAATGGTAAACAACTACGACTGGACACATCAATTATCCCTTTTAGATTTTTTACGTGACTTTGGAAAACATTTTAATATCAATACGATGTTAGCAAAAGATATTGTATCCAGTCGTTTAGAAACAGGTATTTCATTCACTGAATTTTCATATCAAATTTTACAGTCAATGGACTTTTTACACTTATTTGAAAATGAAGGTGTGCAATTACAAATTGGTGGCGCTGATCAATGGGGAAATATTACGGCTGGTTTAGAGTTAATTCGTAAAAAAGCCGGTCACCAAGCAAAAGCGTTCGGTTTAACGATTCCGTTAATGTTAAAAGCCGATGGTACAAAATTCGGTAAAACGGCTGGTGGTGCCGTTTGGTTAGACCCGGAAAAAACAACACCGTACGAATTTTACCAATTTTGGTTAAATCAAGATGATCGTGATGTGATTAAATATTTAAAATACTTTACATTTTTATCACAAGACGAAATTGCACAATTAGAAGAAAGTGTTGCTAACGAACCGCATAAACGTGCTGCTCAAATTCGTCTTGCTGAGGAAGTGTGTGCATTTGTACACGGTCAAGATGCGTTAAATGATGCCAAACGCATTACAGCTGCTCTATTTACAGGCGACATTAAATCGTTAAGTGCAAGCGATATTGCACAAGGCTTTAAAAATATGCCAACATTTAGCACAACTACTCCTAACGATAACATTGTGGAATGGTTAGTCAATATTGGTATTTCACCAAGCCGTAGACAAGCACGTGAAGATGTATCCAATGGTGCGATTAGCATTAACGGCGAAAAAATGACTAGTGTTGATTTTAAAATCACCGCAACAGAAACAATTGAAAATCGCTTTATCATTGTACGACGTGGTAAAAAGAATTACTTCCTAGTTAACGTGACACAAGCTTAA
- a CDS encoding LacI family DNA-binding transcriptional regulator, giving the protein MVAKLTDVAKLAGVSPTTVSRVINKKGYLSEKTIQTVQDAMKTLGYKPNSLARGLQGKPAQLVGLIFPSVKHIFFAELIDALEKELFQNGYKTIICNSENDIAKEKEYLEMLSANQVDGIISSSHNLDVDDYHHVSAPIISFDRNLAPDICVVSSDNFSGGQLAAQTLLAAHCKKPIIITGSDNSNSPTGNRQKGFSSILPDAPVYKLSSNYSPARKQMEIKTILTNAKCDAIFTTDDLTALLVLKVADQLGLAIPKDIKLIGYDGTAFIENFVPHLTTIQQPIHEMAKLMVDLLIKKMNHEKLAQRCYELPIKLIAGKTV; this is encoded by the coding sequence ATGGTCGCTAAACTTACCGATGTGGCAAAACTAGCTGGCGTTAGTCCAACTACCGTTTCTCGTGTCATTAACAAAAAAGGATACCTATCCGAAAAAACCATTCAAACGGTTCAAGATGCCATGAAAACGCTTGGCTATAAACCCAATTCATTAGCCCGCGGGTTACAAGGCAAACCCGCTCAACTCGTTGGTCTAATTTTCCCAAGTGTCAAACACATCTTTTTTGCCGAATTAATTGATGCGCTAGAAAAAGAGCTGTTTCAAAACGGTTATAAAACAATTATTTGCAATAGCGAAAATGATATCGCAAAAGAAAAAGAATATTTGGAGATGCTTTCTGCCAATCAAGTGGACGGTATCATTTCAAGTAGTCACAACTTAGACGTTGACGACTACCATCACGTCAGTGCACCTATTATTTCTTTTGATCGCAATTTAGCACCCGATATTTGTGTTGTCTCATCTGACAATTTTTCAGGCGGACAACTTGCTGCTCAAACGTTGTTGGCAGCACACTGTAAAAAACCGATCATCATTACAGGTAGTGACAATTCCAATTCACCAACAGGCAATCGACAAAAAGGATTTTCATCGATTTTACCTGATGCCCCTGTTTACAAATTATCGAGCAACTATTCTCCGGCTCGTAAACAAATGGAAATTAAAACCATTTTGACGAACGCTAAATGTGATGCCATTTTTACAACAGACGATTTAACGGCACTACTTGTCTTAAAAGTTGCCGACCAACTGGGATTAGCCATCCCAAAAGATATAAAACTAATTGGATATGACGGAACAGCATTTATTGAAAATTTTGTTCCACATTTAACAACCATTCAACAACCCATTCATGAAATGGCAAAATTAATGGTAGATTTATTAATTAAAAAGATGAATCACGAAAAATTAGCACAACGATGCTACGAATTACCCATTAAATTAATCGCCGGCAAAACGGTTTGA
- a CDS encoding sucrose-6-phosphate hydrolase, with protein MNWTTEKRYLPYDQWNEAVVNDMKQHAQTSPWHPKYHVHAKHGLLNDPNGFSYFNGEYHLFYQHFPFGAVHGLKSWTHTVSHDLVTFTETGHNITPDGPYETHGVYSGSARQIDDKLFIFYTGNVRDKNWNRQTYQLGGYFEKNGAFNRLPHILIEQPDDVTEHFRDPQIFEYAGNLYSIVGGQDLNQKGMIKVYEAIHNDVENWRFIGDLSFENDYTAYMMECPNLVFVNEHPVLLYCPQGLDKNVLEYRNIYPNLYKIGQTFNPENVSIENISELQQLDYGFETYATQAFNAPDGKVYSISWVGLPDSTYPSDAYHHQGVMSLVKELTIKDGKLYQYPVPALASLRTNPQPLKSMAQTTNNYELEFVLPKDSHSTLTLFANENGDGLDITIDLSNGCIRVDRTRAGVPFETQFGTVRNAHLDNAETTINIFIDTSIFEIFINKGEKVFTGRIFPNNNASGIILSGDALNGQYFNIITHGR; from the coding sequence GTGAATTGGACAACAGAAAAACGTTATTTACCCTATGACCAATGGAATGAAGCCGTTGTAAACGACATGAAACAACACGCACAAACATCCCCTTGGCATCCTAAATATCACGTACACGCAAAACATGGACTGCTTAATGATCCGAACGGATTTAGCTATTTCAACGGAGAGTATCATTTATTTTATCAACACTTCCCATTCGGTGCCGTACACGGATTAAAATCATGGACACATACCGTATCACACGATTTAGTAACCTTTACAGAAACAGGTCACAACATTACACCCGATGGCCCATACGAAACACACGGTGTTTATTCCGGTTCTGCACGTCAAATAGACGATAAGCTGTTTATTTTTTATACGGGAAATGTCCGCGACAAAAACTGGAATCGCCAAACGTATCAATTAGGTGGTTACTTTGAAAAAAATGGTGCATTTAATCGATTACCTCATATACTCATCGAACAACCAGATGATGTAACCGAACATTTTAGAGACCCACAAATTTTTGAATATGCTGGAAATTTATATAGCATCGTCGGCGGGCAAGACTTAAATCAAAAAGGGATGATTAAAGTTTACGAAGCCATTCATAACGATGTGGAAAACTGGCGTTTTATAGGTGATTTATCATTTGAAAACGACTACACCGCGTATATGATGGAATGTCCAAACCTTGTATTTGTCAATGAACACCCCGTTTTGTTATACTGTCCTCAAGGACTCGATAAAAATGTGCTTGAGTATCGTAACATTTATCCCAATTTATATAAAATTGGACAAACCTTTAATCCAGAAAATGTATCTATTGAAAACATTAGTGAATTGCAACAATTAGATTATGGATTCGAAACGTACGCCACACAAGCTTTTAACGCACCCGACGGTAAAGTTTACAGCATTTCATGGGTTGGTTTACCAGATAGCACGTACCCAAGTGATGCGTATCATCATCAAGGTGTGATGAGTTTGGTAAAAGAATTGACGATTAAAGACGGAAAACTATACCAATACCCCGTACCCGCTCTAGCGTCATTACGAACAAACCCTCAACCGTTAAAAAGCATGGCGCAAACAACAAATAACTACGAATTAGAGTTTGTACTACCAAAAGACAGTCACTCTACGTTAACACTATTTGCCAATGAAAATGGCGACGGATTAGACATTACCATCGATTTAAGTAACGGATGTATTCGCGTTGATCGCACACGTGCAGGCGTTCCATTTGAAACGCAATTTGGTACTGTGCGAAATGCACACTTGGATAATGCTGAAACCACTATTAATATTTTTATCGACACTTCAATTTTTGAAATTTTTATTAATAAAGGAGAAAAAGTATTTACCGGTCGCATTTTCCCTAACAATAACGCATCAGGCATTATCCTTTCTGGCGATGCCTTAAACGGTCAATACTTTAATATAATAACTCATGGTCGCTAA
- a CDS encoding PTS transporter subunit EIIC, translating to MSDKDIAKQIVDAIGGKSNVQSVAHCATRLRVMVKDENAINKEAVESIEGVQGSFFNSGQYQIILGTGKVNKVYDEVVALGLPTSSKEEMKAEATQQGTWFQRAIRTLGDVFVPIIPAIVATGLFMGLRGLLTQPAVMGFFGVTAYNPDFITYTQILTDTAFIALPALVVWSTFKVFGGNPVLGIVLGLMLISGSLPNAWTIGSEAAKIVDGQAVKYVVEPMNFFGLVPVVGHQGSVIPAFMVGLVGAKFEKWVRKHVPDVLDLLVTPFVVLLVMSVLGLFVIGPVFHSVEEYVKHATVTALGLPFGLAGFIIGGVHQLIVVTGIHHVFNLLEIQLLADTGANPFNAIITAAMTAQGAATVAVGVKTKNAKLKALAFPAALSAFLGITEPAIFGVNLRYRKPFFLSLIAGSIAGGVASLLGLAGTGSGITIIPGTLLYINQLPQYLLMVAVAFALGFALTYFFGFEDEAK from the coding sequence ATGTCAGACAAAGATATTGCAAAACAAATTGTTGACGCTATTGGTGGCAAGTCGAATGTACAAAGTGTCGCGCACTGTGCAACACGCCTTCGCGTCATGGTGAAAGATGAAAATGCAATCAACAAAGAAGCTGTTGAAAGCATTGAAGGTGTTCAAGGGTCATTTTTCAACTCTGGACAATACCAAATCATTTTAGGAACAGGTAAAGTTAATAAAGTGTACGATGAAGTCGTTGCTTTAGGCTTACCAACATCATCTAAAGAAGAAATGAAGGCAGAAGCTACACAACAAGGTACGTGGTTCCAACGTGCTATCCGTACACTTGGTGATGTGTTTGTACCAATCATTCCTGCAATTGTAGCAACAGGTTTATTCATGGGATTGCGTGGTTTATTAACGCAACCTGCAGTAATGGGCTTTTTCGGTGTGACAGCATACAACCCTGATTTTATTACATATACTCAAATTTTAACGGATACAGCATTTATCGCGTTACCAGCGTTAGTTGTATGGTCAACATTTAAAGTGTTCGGTGGAAACCCTGTTTTAGGTATTGTTTTAGGATTGATGTTAATTTCAGGTTCTCTCCCAAATGCATGGACTATCGGAAGCGAAGCGGCTAAAATAGTTGATGGTCAAGCGGTAAAATATGTCGTTGAACCAATGAACTTCTTCGGATTAGTTCCAGTTGTTGGTCATCAAGGGTCAGTTATTCCAGCATTCATGGTTGGTTTAGTTGGTGCGAAATTTGAAAAATGGGTTCGTAAACATGTGCCAGACGTATTAGATTTATTAGTAACACCGTTTGTTGTGTTATTAGTGATGTCAGTATTAGGTTTATTCGTTATCGGACCAGTATTCCATTCAGTTGAAGAATACGTAAAACATGCAACCGTTACAGCGTTAGGCTTACCATTCGGATTAGCTGGTTTCATCATTGGTGGTGTTCATCAATTAATCGTTGTAACAGGTATTCACCATGTGTTTAACTTATTAGAAATTCAATTGTTAGCTGATACAGGTGCTAACCCATTCAACGCGATCATTACAGCAGCGATGACAGCGCAAGGTGCTGCAACAGTTGCCGTTGGTGTGAAAACGAAAAACGCAAAATTAAAAGCATTGGCTTTCCCAGCTGCTTTATCAGCGTTCTTAGGTATTACAGAGCCAGCAATTTTCGGGGTAAACTTACGTTACCGTAAACCGTTCTTCTTATCATTAATCGCTGGGTCTATTGCCGGTGGTGTTGCATCATTATTAGGTTTAGCAGGAACAGGTTCTGGTATTACAATCATTCCAGGAACATTGTTATACATTAACCAATTACCACAATACTTATTGATGGTTGCAGTTGCGTTTGCACTAGGTTTTGCATTAACATACTTCTTTGGATTTGAAGACGAAGCAAAATAA
- a CDS encoding ROK family protein, whose protein sequence is MTLYGSLEAGGTKFICAVGNESFEVVDKIQFPTTTPDETIAQVIAFFKQFPNLVSVAIGSFGPVDVDTTSKTYGFVMDTPKPNWSNVDLVGPIQRALNVPVFFTTDVNSSAYGEVIARKDVTNLVYYTIGTGIGGGAYMNGEFIGGLGHTEMGHTLVRKHETDASFEGVCPFHKGCLEGMACGPSLEARTGMRGEHIPLDDAIWDVQAYYIAQAVVQATLLFRPEVVVLGGGVMGQSHMIKRVQEQFKAQFNDYIPLPNIEDYIVVPAVENNGSATLGNFALAKKCVSASV, encoded by the coding sequence ATGACATTATATGGTAGTTTAGAAGCTGGTGGCACAAAATTTATTTGTGCGGTAGGTAATGAATCGTTTGAAGTTGTCGATAAAATTCAATTTCCAACGACAACACCCGATGAAACGATTGCACAAGTCATTGCGTTCTTTAAACAATTTCCAAATTTAGTATCTGTTGCGATTGGTTCATTTGGGCCGGTAGACGTGGATACGACATCAAAAACGTACGGTTTTGTGATGGATACACCAAAACCCAATTGGTCTAACGTTGATTTAGTTGGTCCGATTCAGCGTGCGTTAAATGTTCCCGTCTTTTTCACAACAGATGTGAATTCGTCTGCGTATGGAGAAGTTATCGCTCGAAAAGATGTTACAAACCTTGTGTACTATACTATCGGTACGGGTATTGGTGGTGGAGCCTATATGAACGGCGAATTTATTGGTGGATTGGGTCATACGGAAATGGGACACACACTCGTTCGTAAACATGAAACGGACGCATCTTTTGAAGGCGTTTGCCCGTTTCACAAAGGCTGTTTAGAAGGCATGGCATGCGGACCGTCTCTTGAAGCCCGTACTGGTATGCGTGGTGAACATATACCGTTGGACGATGCCATTTGGGATGTACAAGCATATTACATTGCGCAAGCCGTCGTACAAGCCACTTTATTATTTAGGCCGGAAGTTGTTGTGTTGGGTGGCGGTGTGATGGGACAAAGCCACATGATTAAACGCGTGCAAGAGCAATTTAAAGCACAATTTAACGATTATATTCCATTACCTAATATTGAAGATTACATCGTAGTACCTGCCGTAGAAAATAATGGGTCAGCAACGCTAGGTAATTTTGCATTAGCTAAAAAGTGTGTGAGTGCATCCGTTTAA
- a CDS encoding type II toxin-antitoxin system Phd/YefM family antitoxin, translated as MNITTTTLRKDIFKYLENVVDFNEVINVNTKKGNAVIISEADYNGLLETLYIKQYIKDEMVAEWNAATAEDFEPFEW; from the coding sequence ATGAACATAACCACTACAACGTTACGGAAAGATATTTTTAAATATTTAGAAAATGTTGTTGATTTTAACGAAGTCATAAATGTGAATACTAAAAAAGGTAATGCGGTTATTATTAGTGAAGCGGATTATAATGGATTATTGGAAACACTTTACATTAAACAATATATAAAAGATGAAATGGTCGCAGAGTGGAACGCAGCAACAGCTGAAGATTTTGAGCCGTTTGAGTGGTAA
- a CDS encoding Txe/YoeB family addiction module toxin, which translates to MSNYKIMLLKRAKKDKDKIKQHPILKNNVEKLIVLLQNNPYQTPPSYEKLKGDLLGYYSRRINRQHRLIYKVDETNKMVYIFSMWTHYE; encoded by the coding sequence ATGTCTAATTATAAAATCATGCTATTAAAAAGAGCAAAAAAAGATAAGGATAAAATCAAGCAACACCCTATATTAAAAAATAATGTAGAAAAATTGATAGTGTTATTACAAAATAACCCTTACCAAACGCCACCAAGCTATGAAAAATTAAAAGGGGATTTATTAGGTTATTATTCCAGACGTATAAACCGACAGCATAGACTAATCTATAAAGTTGATGAAACGAATAAGATGGTATACATTTTCAGCATGTGGACGCATTACGAATAA
- a CDS encoding DegV family protein, producing MAKVQIVTDSISNLSQEEIEKYNIKIVHLNVLVDGVSYSDKDVSKETFLDLLNNAKELPKTSQPSLGHFLEVYDSFEEGTEIVSLHVASALSGTSSAAQQAGDMSKNSVTVIDTTFADRGQAFQVIEAAKLAQNGASVDEIVSYCEKVKDNTTLYLCVMSLDNLVKGGRVSKAKGLLSNLLNIKVIFEFKDGILTPLQKGRGVKSIEKFLHDIALPKIKEKVQKECSISFVSTTKLIDDTIEKIKEMTQIQDMHFGFTIPTVAIHTGEGAFALMHYHD from the coding sequence ATGGCAAAAGTTCAAATCGTAACAGATTCGATAAGTAACTTATCACAAGAAGAAATTGAAAAATATAATATTAAAATTGTGCATTTAAATGTTTTGGTGGATGGCGTGTCTTATTCTGATAAAGATGTGTCAAAAGAAACTTTTTTAGATCTTTTAAATAATGCTAAAGAGCTTCCTAAAACGAGCCAACCATCATTAGGGCATTTTTTAGAAGTTTATGACAGTTTTGAAGAAGGAACAGAAATTGTATCGTTACATGTTGCGTCTGCATTAAGCGGTACATCAAGTGCTGCTCAACAGGCAGGCGATATGTCTAAAAATTCTGTAACGGTTATCGATACAACTTTTGCAGATCGTGGACAAGCATTTCAAGTGATTGAAGCAGCAAAATTAGCACAAAATGGCGCTAGCGTAGATGAAATTGTTAGCTACTGTGAAAAAGTTAAAGATAATACAACGCTATATTTATGCGTCATGTCTCTTGATAATTTAGTTAAGGGTGGACGTGTGAGTAAAGCAAAAGGGTTATTGTCTAATTTATTAAATATTAAAGTGATTTTTGAATTTAAAGATGGCATTTTAACACCGCTTCAAAAAGGGCGTGGGGTTAAATCGATTGAAAAATTCCTTCATGACATTGCTTTACCAAAAATTAAGGAAAAAGTCCAAAAAGAATGTAGTATTTCTTTTGTATCCACAACAAAATTAATTGATGATACGATTGAAAAAATTAAAGAAATGACGCAAATTCAAGACATGCATTTTGGATTTACAATTCCAACGGTAGCGATTCACACAGGAGAAGGCGCGTTCGCCTTGATGCACTACCATGACTAA
- a CDS encoding sterile alpha motif-like domain-containing protein, whose product MTKRGTFYQFVLTFVDPYKLDRKTQFANIVFNDVSFPKYNESHDVIRDYVELTDLYTSFGDVFDELWDIYITR is encoded by the coding sequence ATGACTAAACGTGGCACGTTTTATCAATTCGTTTTAACGTTTGTTGATCCGTACAAGTTAGATCGTAAAACACAATTTGCCAATATTGTATTTAATGATGTGTCATTTCCTAAATACAATGAAAGTCATGATGTGATTCGTGATTATGTTGAATTAACTGATTTGTATACATCGTTTGGAGATGTATTTGATGAGTTATGGGATATTTATATAACAAGATAG
- the deoD gene encoding purine-nucleoside phosphorylase codes for MSVHIAAKKGDIAEIVLLPGDPLRAKFIAETYLEDVVQYNTVRNMFGYTGTYKGTRISVQGTGMGIPSIMIYANELITEYGVKILIRVGSAGGMKLDIKVRDIVLAQGATTDSSIFQHIFDNQVSFSAISNFDLLYKAYQTAQKLGHTNIHVGNILSSDRFYNTEMDKKKLADYGVLAVEMEAAGLYALGAQHNVKTLAMVTISDHLLTGEETTSQEREQTFTAMMEIALETVKD; via the coding sequence ATGAGTGTACATATTGCTGCTAAAAAAGGAGATATTGCTGAAATTGTTTTATTACCGGGAGATCCATTACGTGCAAAATTTATTGCTGAAACGTATTTAGAAGATGTTGTTCAGTACAATACCGTTCGTAATATGTTTGGGTATACGGGAACGTATAAAGGCACACGTATTTCTGTTCAAGGAACGGGAATGGGTATTCCATCTATTATGATTTACGCAAATGAATTGATTACGGAATACGGTGTAAAAATATTGATTCGTGTTGGTTCTGCGGGTGGAATGAAATTAGATATTAAAGTGCGCGATATTGTTTTAGCGCAAGGTGCAACGACAGATTCATCTATTTTCCAACACATTTTTGACAATCAAGTATCCTTTAGTGCCATTTCTAATTTTGATTTGTTGTATAAGGCGTATCAAACGGCACAAAAATTAGGCCATACAAATATTCATGTGGGAAATATTTTATCTTCTGATCGCTTCTACAACACAGAAATGGACAAGAAAAAATTGGCTGATTACGGTGTGTTAGCTGTTGAAATGGAAGCGGCGGGGCTATACGCTCTTGGTGCGCAACACAACGTCAAAACGTTGGCAATGGTGACAATTAGTGATCATTTATTAACGGGTGAGGAAACAACGTCACAAGAAAGAGAACAAACATTTACGGCGATGATGGAAATCGCTTTAGAAACGGTAAAAGACTAA